One region of Armigeres subalbatus isolate Guangzhou_Male chromosome 3, GZ_Asu_2, whole genome shotgun sequence genomic DNA includes:
- the LOC134220887 gene encoding histone-lysine N-methyltransferase ash1-like isoform X1, translating into MTTVKSTPPVESKPPGKSPLSSSSSSTSSSDSDDGSDSSSDSDSSSAASTSKTSSKQSTDKKDPPQQHQQQQFSVMSSDSAGLRMKIAIPRSNQSNSTATPSPSGGRPSSSASDVLNRVASVPTNPTAVPGSPAPTSTPVSEGSKSVQQTETPSPLKTKTRKNSKSESSSETSSYFSNMSDTDSDSTSSDNQNSGGKPGNSSSGSGQKKQKFIKRKKNNQSVSTSSSSDGSDDSSDSDSSSDEHANDSKDQSQESRTPAGTNSTPFATSTPAKSPPSAATPVPRMASSGANPDADVGSSSDNELPALVNAAIMRVAESGSDNDSVRGTPSAIPQYTSSLLQEFVAKTAMLGSDGHSTERSSTNQSGSHHKIKSESPLPNTGAQSVASGSSSVNGVTSKPDSAAVILPIKRRGRPPKAAANPVAAAAAATKANTPTVSESPDSGILSTHSSTGSPKTEKKSAPSAAQKRRPEPEPSSSGMSSKPPATAPLTKYTLSSLDRNTYATERVLYPPRGKKKTGRPAKEKLIPPPPVEDNLDPLWKEIDISKKFHEPRLSGYKSDGGHSTICCSKRLASQSGYISDYGGGSSHRRNRLSGYKSDCSTKSRKSCGYKSDYSVKAKSCGYRSDCSTRHRKQVRRKRRKKLAPNNNNLNNKNFNQSSKSSSVSEQDILQLAGLTLGSTSEDSSSSQESLSSINTTTPFSKALKISQDKITTNKSSIPSLLTPTNRVNALLPINNFRGIFSSISKFGNLDTFGSSIGPKNTFATFLRNNRNKDNGKTPVRKLPLSKANVIKNSEECSKRFQRSTSQDLLTRITNADVPKPSPAKSVCSKRSRRKSCHSDKLDTVSVKSCGTIRQRRLSTMSRCSSRSAGSRHPWKKKKRKRLRSNSVAGKSSADVKLGVEIERLSESFGNQCRINFKDGVLGIGAAALAGAAAKNQQKGRSMKKRKASEHVESPSTAAVGTKRRNKKSVPTQSPDDHKLPLKKRHYLMSEQTTKGSDSGAEREDTRSHTVINPCATVSGRVATATAASTSSTSTSVRDPTKAVTPKKRHLLKSPDPVVPEEIVQIKSSDSPLTVDQKTADSAAAESSVTHKKHDAITRKKNRLEGLVSKIQPTATVTAILADNNILAAASHRATPPSRPSVIHSSASTTTTTASATASSSNVNAPPPGVFEPTVDLELSIPASIPSLIAKVELLDSPRLKDNIAKMEGDDTGKKNSEKVIEKLLTKTGAHLLLKKKRKKPNRTGFPTVKRKKKRLIEDKPSEEENKPEVGPELFDSSNLTKHVPSEAEKAATKSGAQKEPSKNCDRVPKEGEPTDSFIERNTRPRLSVVSLERLQGKIPMGGREVVSPTTPPATGAGRGRKAAAVSVPAVVAPTTALVQPVPIANIAAPVVELPSTPAAVERRHLREKSRDKSEFEKKEEPKPKEKKSRQEPIVQVKISRKEVMEKIVKSKEKPPEPILPPDVPKPIEKPMKSILDKENKKQTVVPAKKSKSTVEDIPPPVPPPALPIRRTRSNSIALDPVELLKKNLTQEKEIVLKNAVIKLQPCTISNEDSDSLDSMPLLKRLHSRSLSRQQQSTTPDVPPISSPKTPTRPRGRPPTASPTPAAETPPIPVTPTLSEQLSKLRRSRMSVVDTSKRPVESEPPETPRIKETRSAAARKSFSKEPPVVELPTPLLYDIPPVKIIISKKDQKAVASAVAVERKLSKEKSPVPSFIEEMAKDRPKCRSSSRIDAVVDKIRKEQQKTVEAGANAVPPEPLPAPPVKMKRGKSDELKVEMEKPAKKQKKLDEVPISQEVVVPLVPVDVQQYEMRESVTQFANIKPALSTEDLEHDPLPAEEGPPDYFRDETPSPPVDGKNKKVPRKKYITAGLFSDCYKDDGKTSGRNGPKVQPESLLPPPAYCERFLRRTQRDFQLPYDLWWLQENGKLTSRHAIASWNYRKIRTNVYYDVKPNPSTDHPQCNCKPDSGCQDDCLNRMVYVECSPENCPCGERCKNTKIQRHEYAPSLERFMTEQKGWGIRSKEGVNKGLFIMEYLGEVVTEKEFKERMRTIYLNDTHHYCLNLTGGLVIDGHRMGSDCRFVNHSCAPNCEMQKWSVNGLFRMALFASRNIPPYEELTYDYNFSLFNPSEGQPCMCGTEQCRGVIGGKSQRVKPLPVALEAKKQESTVVATNTTTAPTENSPRSAARSRKRQAKKNAPLTQLNGQPLPNFVPPSTKERALIVEHHCFLMRNLNKIRKLKDRSPEHSLQTGNPALGGVGGGQAGPGGKPSLASQISALRCPRNIRTRGLAFVEDDPELEKVARIAVALKEICIEIASLKDERSQLFLNRLALPSKKKVPLYYERIPRPIDLAQIQANIEQGSYKQPKAFEEDLLIMLSNAVKYFGIGSPEGVASEKLKEHYYICKQRQVDRLIAYVGEQNELLRGFIPKTEPEPVEQIKGRGKFKKQEQAEDIIRCICGLFKDEGLMIQCSKCLVWQHIECTKADPAVENYMCEKCEPRKVNYEIPLNEFTDEGFQYYISLMRGNLQIRQTDTVYVLRDIPMSPDPKNPNAPQRKHTYETIGKVDYAECDIFRVESLWKDKEGRRFVYGHHYLRPHETYHEPTRRFYPNEVMRVPLFEVIPIELVMERCWVLDPTTFCKGRPVDSSEPHVYICELRVDKSARLFSKISRHAHPVCMKSYAFHKFEQKLKISKTFAPHDLGSLAHLLAAKDNRKKAKKDDSASSASATPTSTGAKKMTPIIQLLPPPPKPDSHSTDGALVLPSTETLAEKRNRLELVLSRLMTKLNSNPAALPVVDISYLLTGRGARLRRTIANATPVPAI; encoded by the exons CTCGGATAGCGCCGGTTTGCGAATGAAAATTGCCATCCCGCGGAGCAATCAATCCAACTCCACAGCCACCCCCTCTCCATCAGGAGGCCGGCCAAGTTCATCCGCCAGTGACGTGCTGAACCGGGTTGCATCGGTCCCCACCAACCCTACCGCAGTTCCTGGAAGCCCAGCTCCAACATCGACGCCTGTCAGCGAGGGTTCCAAGTCTGTGCAGCAAACCGAGACGCCGTCGCcattgaaaaccaaaactagGAAGAATAGCAAAAGCGAATCTAGCTCGGAGACATCGTCGTACTTTTCGAACATGAGCGACACCGACAGTGACAGCACTAGTTCGGACAACCAAAACAGCGGAGGCAAGCCGGGCAACAGCTCATCCGGAAGTGGACAAAAGAAGCAGAAGTTCATAAAACGGAAAAAG AACAATCAAAGCGTTTCAACGAGTAGCAGCAGCGATGGGAGTGACGATTCCAGCGATTCAGACTCCAGCAGCGATGAGCACGCAAACGACAGCAAAGACCAGAGTCAGGAATCGCGAACACCAGCCGGCACAAATTCAACGCCGTTTGCTACATCTACTCCGGCAAAGTCTCCCCCATCAGCAGCAACGCCTGTTCCGCGAATGGCATCATCTGGTGCGAACCCAGATGCGGACGTGGGTTCATCTTCAGACAACGAGCTGCCTGCATTGGTCAATGCAGCAATCATGAGGGTCGCAGAGAGTGGATCGGACAATGACAGCGTTCGCGGGACACCGTCGGCCATTCCACAGTACACCTCCAGTCTGCTACAGGAGTTCGTTGCCAAAACGGCGATGCTAGGCAGTGATGGGCACTCTACTGAAAGATCCTCTACGAACCAGTCGGGCTCTCACCACAAAATCAAGTCTGAATCTCCTTTACCAAACACTGGTGCTCAATCGGTAGCATCGGGTAGCAGTTCTGTTAACGGTGTCACCTCAAAACCCGATTCAGCGGCAGTTATCTTGCCGATTAAGCGACGCGGTCGGCCTCCTAAAGCAGCTGCCAATCCGGTTGCTGCAGCTGCTGCCGCTACCAAAGCGAATACTCCTACGGTTAGTGAATCTCCTGATTCGGGAATCCTGTCGACACATAGTTCAACGGGCTCTCCCAAAACAGAGAAAAAATCTGCGCCATCCGCAGCACAAAAGCGACGGCCCGAACCAGAGCCGAGTAGTAGCGGAATGAGCAGCAAACCTCCAGCAACTGCACCACTCACCAAGTACACTCTCTCCAGTCTGGATCGTAATACGTATGCTACGGAGAGGGTACTGTATCCTCCGCGTGGTAAGAAGAAAACTGGGCGACCAGCAAAGGAAAAACTAATACCACCACCTCCCGTCGAAGATAACTTGGATCCACTCTGGAAGGAAATCGACATTAGCAAGAAGTTCCATGAACCTCGGCTAAGCGGCTACAAAAGCGACGGTGGACACTCTACCATCTGTTGCAGCAAACGATTGGCCTCACAGAGCGGCTACATTAGTGACTACGGTGGAGGAAGCAGTCATCGGCGAAATCGTCTTTCGGGGTACAAATCCGACTGTAGCACAAAGTCTCGAAAGAGTTGTGGCTATAAAAGTGATTATAGTGTCAAAGCTAAGAGCTGCGGCTACCGGAGTGATTGCAGTACAAGGCACCGGAAGCAGGTTCGACGGAAACGACGAAAGAAGTTAGCGCCGAATAACAATAACCTGAACAACAAGAATTTTAACCAGAGCAGTAAATCTTCGAGTGTTAGTGAACAAGACATTCTACAGCTGGCGGGACTTACTCTCGGAAGTACCAGCGAGGATAGCAGCAGCAGTCAGGAGTCGTTGTCTTCGATTAATACTACAACCCCTTTTAGTAAAGCACTAAAAATCTCCCAGGACAAAATAACTACCAATAAAAGTAGCATTCCATCTCTCCTTACTCCGACTAACCGTGTTAATGCTTTGCTTCCAATTAATAACTTTCGCGGAATATTCTCGTCGATCAGTAAGTTCGGTAATCTCGATACTTTTGGATCGAGTATTGGTCCCAAGAATACATTTGCCACTTTCCTGAGAAACAACCGCAACAAAGACAATGGCAAGACTCCAGTTAGGAAGCTGCCACTCTCTAAAGCAAACGTGATTAAGAACTCCGAAGAATGTAGCAAGCGATTCCAGCGGTCAACCAGCCAAGACCTCCTCACCAGAATCACCAACGCAGACGTTCCGAAACCATCGCCGGCTAAATCAGTTTGCTCGAAGCGCAGTAGACGAAAGAGTTGCCACAGCGATAAACTGGATACCGTCTCGGTGAAAAGCTGCGGAACTATTCGACAAAGGCGGCTCAGCACGATGAGTCGATGTAGCAGCAGATCAGCTGGGTCGAGGCATccttggaagaagaaaaaacggaAGCGGCTGCGTTCCAACTCTGTGGCAGGAAAGTCCTCTGCCGACGTTAAACTGGGAGTGGAGATTGAGCGGTTGAGCGAATCGTTTGGCAATCAATGTCGAATCAACTTCAAAGATGGAGTTCTGGGCATCGGAGCTGCTGCATTGGCAGGTGCTGCGGCGAAAAATCAACAGAAGGGACGGTCGATGAAGAAACGGAAGGCTTCGGAGCACGTTGAATCACCGTCAACGGCTGCTGTTGGCACCAAGCGAAGGAACAAGAAATCAGTTCCAACACAAAGTCCAGACGATCATAAACTACCGTTGAAGAAGCGCCACTACTTGATGAGCGAGCAAACAACCAAGGGAAGTGACAGCGGTGCAGAGAGAGAAGACACAAGAAGTCACACTGTGATCAACCCCTGTGCTACTGTGAGTGGACGGGTGGCAACCGCAACTGCTGCTTCAACATCATCAACGTCAACTTCTGTGAGAGATCCAACCAAGGCTGTAACTCCGAAGAAGCGACATCTTCTTAAGTCACCGGACCCTGTAGTGCCTGAAGAGATTGTTCAAATCAAGTCCAGCGATTCGCCTTTGACCGTTGATCAGAAAACAGCAGACAGTGCAGCGGCGGAATCTTCTGTTACGCACAAAAAGCACGACGCAATAACCCGCAAGAAGAACCGCTTGGAAGGATtggtatcaaaaattcaaccaacGGCAACGGTTACTGCCATTCTTGCAGATAATAACATTCTGGCGGCTGCAAGCCACCGCGCTACGCCGCCATCTCGTCCATCTGTGATCCATTCGTCAGCTTCCACTACAACTACTACAGCATCGGCAACGGCGTCGTCTTCTAACGTAAATGCACCCCCACCTGGCGTCTTCGAACCGACCGTTGATTTAGAACTTTCGATACCTGCATCAATCCCCTCATTGATAGCCAAAGTTGAACTACTCGATTCTCCACGACTCAAGGACAACATCGCAAAGATGGAAGGTGACGATACTggaaaaaagaattccgagaaGGTTATCGAGAAATTGCTCACGAAGACAGGAGCACATTTGTTGCTGAAAAAGAAGCGAAAGAAACCTAACCGGACCGGTTTCCCAACCGTCAAGCGGAAGAAGAAGAGGCTTATTGAAGATAAGCCTTCCGAGGAGGAAAACAAACCTGAAGTGGGTCCTGAGCTATTTGATTCATCTAATCTGACGAAGCATGTTCCGTCAGAAGCAGAGAAAGCGGCAACAAAATCCGGTGCTCAAAAAGAACCATCAAAGAACTGCGATCGCGTACCGAAAGAGGGCGAGCCGACTGACAGTTTCATTGAGCGGAATACAAGGCCTCGATTATCCGTAGTTAGTTTGGAACGACTTCAAGGTAAGATTCCGATGGGTGGTAGAGAGGTTGTCAGTCCCACAACTCCTCCGGCTACTGGAGCAGGGAGGGGAAGGAAAGCAGCTGCTGTGTCGGTACCTGCGGTAGTTGCACCGACGACTGCCCTAGTGCAACCTGTCCCTATAGCAAATATCGCGGCTCCTGTTGTAGAATTGCCATCTACTCCGGCTGCTGTGGAACGAAGACATTTGCGAGAAAAATCTAGAGACAAGAGTGAATtcgagaagaaggaagaaccgAAACCGAAGGAGAAAAAATCTCGACAAGAACCGATCGTACAGGTGAAAATCAGTAGAAAAGAGGTAATGGAGAAAATCGTCAAAAGTAAAGAGAAACCCCCAGAGCCAATACTGCCACCGGATGTACCCAAGCCGATTGAGAAGCCTATGAAGAGTATATTGGATAAAGAGAACAAGAAGCAAACGGTCGTGCCGGCGAAAAAGAGTAAATCCACGGTTGAAGATATTCCACCTCCAGTCCCGCCACCCGCTCTACCCATACGTCGTACTCGTAGCAATTCGATCGCTTTAGATCCGGTCGAGCTTCTAAAGAAAAACTTAACTCAAGAGAAAGAAATTGTGCTCAAGAATGCCGTCATCAAATTGCAGCCCTGTACGATTAGCAATGAGGATTCCGATTCTTTGGACTCGATGCCATTACTGAAACGACTCCATTCCCGATCGTTATCCcgacagcagcagtccaccacGCCTGACGTTCCCCCCATCTCGTCACCCAAGACTCCAACCCGCCCAAGAGGTCGTCCGCCAACGGCATCACCCACGCCTGCTGCTGAAACTCCTCCAATCCCTGTAACGCCAACTCTCTCAGAACAGTTGAGCAAATTACGTCGATCTCGGATGAGTGTCGTCGATACATCGAAGCGCCCTGTAGAGTCAGAACCTCCCGAAACTCCTCGAATCAAGGAAACTCGTTCGGCTGCTGCAAGAAAATCCTTCTCGAAGGAACCACCCGTTGTTGAGCTACCGACACCACTTCTTTATGACATTCCACCGGTAAAGATCATAATTTCCAAAAAAGATCAGAAGGCGGTGGCTTCTGCGGTCGCAGTTGAAAGAAAGCTTTCAAAGGAGAAGAGTCCCGTACCTTCATTCATAGAAGAAATGGCTAAGGATAGGCCCAAGTGTCGCAGCTCAAGTCGAATTGATGCCGTGGTGGATAAAATTCGTAAAGAGCAGCAGAAAACCGTAGAAGCGGGAGCTAATGCTGTTCCTCCTGAGCCTTTGCCTGCTCCACCGGTGAAAATGAAGCGCGGAAAAAGTGATGAGCTCAAGGTCGAAATGGAGAAACCGGCCAAGAAACAGAAGAAGCTAGATGAGGTACCAATATCTCAGGAAGTTGTTGTTCCACTGGTTCCGGTGGATGTTCAGCAGTACGAGATGCGAGAATCTGTAACGCAGTTTGCCAACATCAAGCCTGCTTTATCAACGGAAGATTTAGAGCACGATCCACTGCCGGCAGAGGAGGGACCGCCAGATTACTTCCGGGATGAAACTCCCTCACCGCCTGTGGATGGCAAGAACAAGAAAGTCCCACGCAAAAAGTATATTACAGCAGGTCTGTTTTCTGATTGTTATAAGGACGATGGAAAGACATCCGGTCGCAATGGACCGAAAGTTCAACCGGAGTCTCTGTTGCCTCCGCCGGCTTACTGTGAACGATTCCTGCGACGAACACAGCGGGACTTCCAACTACCGTATGACTTGTGGTGGCTGCAAGAGAACGGCAAGCTCACGTCTAGACACGCAATCGCTAGCTGGAACTATCGAAAGATCCGTACTAATGTGTACTACGACGTGAAGCCCAACCCGTCCACAGATCATCCGCAGTGTAACTGCAAGCCGGATAGCGGCTGCCAGGATGATTGTCTCAATCGGATGGTGTACGTGGAATGCAGTCCCGAAAACTGCCCTTGTGGGGAACGGTGCAAAAACACAAAGATCCAGCGACATGAGTACGCTCCGAGCTTGGAACGATTTATGACAGAGCAGAAAGGATGGGGGATTCGGTCTAAGGAGGGTGTGAACAAAGGGTTGTTCATTATGGAATACCTGGGCGAAGTCGTGACAGAGAAGGAGTTTAAGGAGCGCATGCGAACTATCTATTTGAACGACACTCATCACTATTGCCTGAATCTCACTGGCGGGCTGGTGATTGACGGACATCGGATGGGAAGCGATTGTAGATTTGTCAACCATTCTTGCGCACCAAACTGCGAAATGCAAAAGTGGTCCGTAAACGGTTTATTCCGGATGGCACTGTTCGCATCTCGAAATATTCCACCTTACGAGGAGCTGACGTATGATTACAATTTTTCGCTGTTCAATCCATCTGAAGGTCAGCCATGTATGTGTGGTACAGAACAGTGCCGCGGAGTAATAGGAGGTAAGTCTCAGCGTGTAAAGCCCCTCCCGGTCGCTTTGGAGGCAAAGAAACAAGAATCTACAGTCGTAGCAACAAATACGACAACTGCTCCTACAGAAAACAGTCCACGAAGTGCAGCACGCTCAAGGAAGAGACAGGCTAAGAAGAATGCTCCGCTAACTCAACTCAATGGTCAACCTTTGCCAAACTTTGTACCGCCATCGACGAAGGAGCGTGCTCTAATCGTTGAACATCATTGCTTCTTGATGCGCAACCTGAACAAGATACGGAAGCTGAAGGATCGCTCACCGGAGCATTCATTGCAAACAGGAAACCCTGCTCTGGGAGGAGTCGGCGGCGGTCAAGCTGGTCCGGGTGGAAAACCTTCACTTGCGTCACAGATATCGGCGCTACGATGCCCGAGAAACATTCGGACACGCGGGTTGGCATTTGTCGAGGATGATCCGGAGTTGGAAAAGGTCGCCCGAATAGCCGTGGCCTTGAAGGAGATCTGCATCGAAATTGCTAGCTTGAAAG ATGAACGAAGCCAACTTTTCCTGAACCGTTTGGCCCTTCCATCGAAGAAGAAGGTCCCGTTGTACTATGAAAGAATTCCCCGCCCGATTGACCTGGCGCAAATTCAAGCCAATATTGAACAAGGATCTTATAAGCAAccgaaagctttcgaagaagATCTTTTAATCATGTTGAGTAATGCGGTGAAATATTTCGGCATCGGATCACCAGAAGGCGTGGCTTCGGAGAAGTTGAAGGAACATTACTACATCTGTAAGCAGAGACAGGTAGACAGGTTGATCGCATACGTTGGTGAGCAGAACGAGTTACTGAGAGGGTTCATTCCGAAGACGGAACCAGAGCCGGTGGAGCAGATCAAGGGGCGCGGAAAGTTCAAGAAACAAGAACAGGCGGAAGATATCATTCGGTGCATTTGTGGACTGTTCAAAGACGAAGGACTGATGATTCAATGCTCCAAATGCTTGGTTTGGCAGCATATAGAATGTACTAAAGCGGATCCAGCAGTTGAAAACTACATGTGCGAAAAGTGCGAGCCAAGGAAGGTGAACTACGAGATTCCGTTGAACGAATTTACCGACGAAGGCTTTCAGTACTACATATCGTTAATGCGTGGCAACCTTCAAATTCGTCAGACAGATACAGTTTATGTATTGAGAGATATTCCGATGTCTCCGGATCCGAAGAACCCGAATGCGCCTCAACGGAAGCACACGTATGAAACCATCGGAAAGGTTGACTACGCCGAGTGTGATATATTCCGAGTGGAGAGTTTGTGGAAAGATAAGGAAGGTCGACGATTCGTCTATGGTCATCATTATTTGAGGCCGCATGAGACGTATCACGAGCCAACGAGGCGATTCTATCCGAATGAAGTAATGCGCGTTCCGTTGTTCGAGGTGATTCCAATAGAGCTGGTGATGGAACGCTGCTGGGTTCTGGATCCGACGACTTTCTGCAAAGGACGTCCAGTTGATAGCTCGGAGCCACACGTTTACATCTGCGAACTGAGGGTAGACAAAAGTGCACGACTGTTCTCCAAAATTTCCCGCCATGCTCACCCGGTGTGCATGAAATCGTATGCATTCCACAAATTCGAGCAGAAACTGAAGATCTCCAAGACCTTTGCG CCTCACGATCTGGGATCACTGGCACATCTGCTCGCTGCTAAAGACAACCGCAAAAAGGCTAAAAAGGATGACTCGGCGTCCTCTGCATCCGCGACGCCCACCAGCACAGGAGCCAAGAAGATGACGCCAATCATCCAACTACTGCCGCCTCCTCCGAAG